A single Triticum dicoccoides isolate Atlit2015 ecotype Zavitan chromosome 2A, WEW_v2.0, whole genome shotgun sequence DNA region contains:
- the LOC119359637 gene encoding uncharacterized protein LOC119359637 — MGSPFPSHCFDCGNPGGRCKPKQRDFNSFMATMPPLPYESLTIPCFATPKVKSIYIGSNKMYVKDKEYGHSYIFKLRWENDKLKISGGSWKRFIEHFNMKTGDKMMFELSETPASPLLITPYDPECNDTKERVAAEDDDDLFEMHDNHNVVVISKNIKLTMEKKG; from the exons ATGGGCTCCCCTTTCCCCAGCCACTGTTTTGACTGTGGGAACCCTGGTGGCAGGTGTAAGCCTAAGCAAAGGGATTTCAATTCCTTCATGGCAACCATGCCACCTTTGCCGTATGAATCACTG ACAATTCCATGTTTTGCAACGCCCAAGGTTAAATCAATATATATTGGTTCAAACAAAATGTATGTTAAAGATAAAGAGTATGGGCATTCGTACATTTTCAAGTTGCGTTGGGAGAATGACAAGTTGAAGATTTCTGGTGGGTCATGGAAAAGGTTTATAGAACATTTCAACATGAAGACGGGTGACAAGATGATGTTTGAGTTAAGTGAAACCCCCGCCTCACCTCTATTGATCACCCCATATGATCCAGAATGCAACGACACCAAAGAGAGAGTAGCCGCTGAAGATGATGATGACCTTTTTGAAA TGCATGATAATCACAATGTGGTTGTCATATCAAAGAATATAAAGCTGACTATGGAAAAAAAAGGTTAA